TGTTCAAGCCGGGTTTTTATCAGCAGATGGACAGTTTTCTAGACCTGATTGCAGACAAAAAGGTCGATCATATTCAAGACCTGAGAGGTGCCTTGCGTTCCATGGAATTGGCAGCCTCCATATCCGGAAACGTTATAAACAACGTGTGGGAGACAGAATAACCTCTGCTACTGCAAAAACTGATAAATGCTAATCAAGTACCGCATATGACAACGCAGGAGTGTAAGGAACCCGCTGAATATGAAGGTTCTTTATGCCGATACACTCAAGGACAGCGCGGGTTTCTCCCGGCCACTGTGCTTGATTTAATTCATCAAAAGCCAACACTGCTCCCTTGGGCATCCGCTCACGCAATGCTTCAAGTGCAACTTTAGTCGGCTCATAAAGGTCAAAATCAAGGTAAAGCAACGAAACAACCAAATGCTGGTTTTCAGCCACATAATCAGGAATTGTCTGTCTGGCATCACCTTTGACCAGTTCTACATTCGGGATATGCCCGATGGGCCGGTTAAGGTCATGCAAAGCGGCGCAGTCTTCAAGCTCCTTCTTGCCGTCAAACCGATAGCCCCCTTCTGTCTTATGTATAAGACCGGCACCTTCATCCTGACTGCCGACTTGCGGAAAACCTTCGAACGAATCAAAGCCGATCACCCGGCGGTTATGATTCGCAGGTTCATAAATAGACGACAGCTGGGCCCAGGTAAAAAGCCCTGCCCCCATAAAGACTCCGCATTCGACAATAGCACCATGGATAGGCAGTATCTGTTTGAAAATATGATCCTTTGCTAAAAATATGGACAAGGATTGACGCGAGACAAAACGGGGGAACATATCGAGTTTCTCAGCAGTACTACCTTGTGCGTTTTCAAAATGCTCCGCCATTCCGGATCTGAATGAATTATCTTTCGATGTCTGAGTAGCTGGATTACGTAAGTTAAAAGCATTATCACCCACGACAACCTATCCTTTTGTTCGTGTAGTTAGCACTTTGCCTCCGGAAACCCCGGTCACTAGCGTCTGACCTGATCCGATAACCGCGTCATCACCGATTTCAAGCTCCGGTTCAACGTATATTCCGGCACCGAAACGCACCCGGCTACCGATAGTAACATTACCAGAAGTATATACCCCGGGGCCGAAAGCACAGCTGTCACCCAATACATTGCCATGCTCAAGACAGACATTGGCCGACACAAAATTATTCG
Above is a genomic segment from Marinifilum sp. JC120 containing:
- a CDS encoding class I SAM-dependent methyltransferase, translated to MAEHFENAQGSTAEKLDMFPRFVSRQSLSIFLAKDHIFKQILPIHGAIVECGVFMGAGLFTWAQLSSIYEPANHNRRVIGFDSFEGFPQVGSQDEGAGLIHKTEGGYRFDGKKELEDCAALHDLNRPIGHIPNVELVKGDARQTIPDYVAENQHLVVSLLYLDFDLYEPTKVALEALRERMPKGAVLAFDELNQAQWPGETRAVLECIGIKNLHIQRVPYTPALSYAVLD